One segment of Mobula birostris isolate sMobBir1 chromosome 27, sMobBir1.hap1, whole genome shotgun sequence DNA contains the following:
- the slc66a1 gene encoding lysosomal amino acid transporter 1 homolog, translating to MPRSSIAPLYLGGNFTTECPNGSHYVWDILQVCTEDWRDIASVVLGLFSVICFMFSAFPQCYRSYKNGDMDQALSIWFLLGWLGGDSCNFIGAFLAQQLPLQIYTAIYYVIVDLVMVSMYCYYKMKNWSRQDGSAVNVVVVLVMLGTTGSLVPGNNVVSPVGEMPTFNKRSLLTIPQASANQTFTTQEIIGFIVGSFSSVFYLASRLPQLWRNMERKSTEGISLCLFALMILGNLTYGLSVLLKVPRKGQTEDNYVVHHVPWLVGSLGTMALDIMILIQFFMYKTQKDEREPLIPQRRLH from the exons ATGCCTAGGAGCAGCATCGCTCCACTGTACCTTGGAGGAAACTTTACTACCGAATGCCCAAATGGGTCCCATTATGTTTGGGATATTCTCCAAGTGTGCACCGAAGATTGGAGGGACATAGCAAGTGTTGTGTTGGGGTTGTTTTCTGTCATCTGTTTCATGTTCTCCGCTTTCCC GCAGTGTTACAGGTCCTACAAGAATGGAGATATGGATCAAGCTTTATCAATCTGGTTCCTGTTGGGTTGGTTGGGAGGTGACTCATGCAATTTTATTGGTGCTTTCCTGGCTCAACAATTGCCACTGCAG ATTTACACTGCTATTTATTATGTGATAGTGGACTTGGTCATGGTCTCAATGTATTGTTACTACAAGATGAAGAACTGGTCTAGACAAG ATGGGTCTGCAGTAAATGTTGTTGTTGTGCTTGTGATGCTTGGAACAACTGGTTCCCTAGTACCAGGCAACAATGTAGTATCTCCAGTTGGAGAAATGCCAACATTCAACAAGCGCTCTCTCTTGACTATTCCGCAAGCATCTGCAAACCAG acgtTTACTACACAGGAAATCATTGGATTTATAGTTGGCTCATTTTCATCAGTATTCTACCTGGCATCCAGGTTGCCTCAGTTGTGGAGAAAT ATGGAAAGGAAGTCTACCGAAGGCATATCTCTTTGCCTCTTTGCCTTGATGATCCTAGGGAATCTTACATATGGCCTGTCCGTGTTGCTGAAGGTCCCAAGAAAGGGACAGACTGAGGATAACTACGTGGTGCATCATGTTCCCTGGCTGGTGGGCAGCTTGGGAACTATGGCACTCGACATTATG ATTTTAATTCAGTTTTTCATGTATAAAACACAGAAGGATGAAAGGGAACCATTAATTCCACAGAGAAGATTACActga